In Eublepharis macularius isolate TG4126 chromosome 4, MPM_Emac_v1.0, whole genome shotgun sequence, the following are encoded in one genomic region:
- the LOC129327441 gene encoding 16 kDa beta-galactoside-binding lectin-like: MDAKLVISHLKIKAGQCLKVKGCVMPEAKSFAVNLGRNGSDLILHFNPRFSCHGDTRTVVCNSMAGGEWGEELRESLFPFQQGEETKISISFDEKEVKVKLHGDQELKFPNRLGLESAEFLSVDGDFRIKSLKFD; this comes from the exons ATGGATGCT aAACTGGTCATCTCCCACCTGAAGATCAAGGCTGGACAATGCCTCAAAGTCAAGGGGTGTGTGATGCCAGAGGCAAAGAG CTTTGCTGTCAACCTTGGTCGGAATGGCTCAGATCTGATTCTTCACTTCAACCCTCGCTTCAGTTGCCATGGAGATACCAGGACCGTTGTATGTAACTCCATGGCAGGCGGCGAGTGGGGTGAGGAGCTGCGAGAGTCTCTCTTCCCCTTCCAGCAGGGAGAAGAAACCAAG ATCTCCATCTCCTTTGATGAAAAAGAGGTGAAGGTGAAACTTCATGGGGACCAGGAGCTCAAGTTCCCCAACCGGCTGGGGCTAGAGTCTGCTGAATTCCTCTCTGTGGATGGAGACTTTAGGATCAAATCCCTCAAATTTGACTGA
- the LOC129327439 gene encoding E3 ubiquitin-protein ligase TRIM7-like gives MEDEEGYMAIDLSRRESYMRPTPEKTHDTSSKVQCWKITLGTFLTGSIALNITVIAILIVFQVRGMQDGSCQGNLSNSCDWDSGTTKAYVTLNPATAHPRLVLSTDQKTVSWGEEEKILPNNTERFDRRVWVLGNQGFDSGQHCWEVEVKGNGEWAVGVAKGSLKRKGLPEFSTTEGIWAIGEYWGLGNYLAFTSPQHTKLSFDKKPRRIRVSLDFANKQVEFFNVETKKSIYIFSSVSFPGEKIYPWFRVWEGTQLMLHP, from the exons ATGGAGGACGAAGAGGGATATATGGCCATCGACCTATCAAGAAGAGAGAGCTACATGCGACCCACCCCTGAAAAGACGCACG ATACCTCTTCCAAAGTCCAGTGCTGGAAAATCACGCTAGGGACTTTTCTAACAGGGAGCATTGCTCTGAACATAACCGTAATTGCTATTCTTATAG TTTTTCAGGTGAGAGGCATGCAAGATGGTTCTTGTCAAGGAAACCTTTCCAATTCATGTGATTGGGACTCAGGCACTACAAAAG CCTATGTGACACTGAATCCAGCCACTGCTCACCCCCGACTCGTCCTGTCCACGGATCAGAAAACTGTCAgctggggagaggaagaaaagatcCTTCCCAACAACACAGAGAGATTTGATCGGCGTGTTTGGGTGTTGGGCAACCAGGGATTCGACTCTGGGCAACACTGCTGGGAAGTTGAAGTGAAGGGGAATGGCGAATGGGCTGTGGGGGTTGCCAAGGGGTCTCTGAAGAGAAAAGGTTTACCAGAATTTAGCACTACAGAGGGGATCTGGGCCATTGGGGAGTACTGGGGACTTGGCAACTATTTAGCTTTCACTTCTCCTCAGCATACAAAACTATCCTTTGATAAGAAGCCCCGCAGAATCCGTGTCTCTCTAGACTTTGCCAATAAACAAGTGGAATTTTTCAATGTTGAAACCAAGAAGTCAATCTACATTTTCTCTTCAGTCTCGTTTCCTGGAGAAAAGATTTACCCCTGGTTCCGTGTGTGGGAAGGAACGCAACTCATGCTGCATCCATGA